The following proteins are encoded in a genomic region of Glycine soja cultivar W05 chromosome 17, ASM419377v2, whole genome shotgun sequence:
- the LOC114393173 gene encoding inorganic pyrophosphatase TTM1-like, which translates to MAQDTVSGVDSPRRRLLRDQVQVVKRKDSNRYEIVPIQDSLSFEKGFFIFIRACQLLAQKNNGIILVGVAGPSGAGKTVFTEKVLNFMPSIAVITMDNYNDSSRIIDGNFDDPRLTDYDTLLENIQGLKAGKPVQVPIYDFKSSSRIGYRTVEVPSSRIVIIEGIYALSEKSRPLLDLRVSVTGGVHFDLVKRVLRDIHRAGQEPEEIIHQISETVYPMYKAFIEPDLKTAHLKIINKFNPFSGFQNPTYILKSARAVTVDQIKAIIAAEHTETKEETYDIFLLPPGEDPEACQSYLRMRNRDGKYNLMFEEWVTDSPFIISPRITFEVSVRLLGGLMALGYTIAAILKRSSHVFHDDKVTIKTDWLEQLNRTYVQVQGKDRNYCKFVAEKLGLDGSYVPRTYIEQIQLEKLVNDVMALPDDLKTKLSIDDDLVSSPKEALSRASADRRMKYLNRGISQSYSTQRDKILPKLTKLAINNRRFDARALESPAPIANQGVITQLSDQISTLNERMDEFTSRIEELNSKFAISKDSAASQQNLALQAEACNGSGPTSFFVTGLSNGSLTGSLLPNSSSSSQLANKESPLMEEVLVIARGQRQIMHQLDTLSNFLHEYFGERSRLGRPDHTGRMREAESVAIPLVLTLAFGAVGVLLFRGFTSQK; encoded by the exons ATGGCACAAGATACTGTTTCTGGTGTTGACTCGCCTCGGCGACGTCTATTACGAGATCAGGTTCAAGTGGTTAAAAGAAAGGATTCCAATCGCTATGAAATTGTTCCTATCCAAGATTCTTTGTCATTTGAGAAAGGATTCTTCATATTTATTCGTGCATGCCAGTTGTTGGCTCAAAAGAACAATGGAATCATATTAGTAGGAGTTGCAGGTCCATCTGGAGCAGGGAAAACTGTTTTCACCGAGAAGGTCCTCAATTTTATGCCAAGCATAGCTGTCATAACAATGGATAATTATAATGATTCTAGTAGAATTATTGATGGAAACTTTGATG ACCCTCGGTTGACAGATTATGATACCTTGCTCGAAAATATACAGGGTCTTAAAGCAGGGAAGCCTGTTCAAGTTCCAATATACGATTTCAAGTCTAGTTCTCGCATAGGTTACAG GACTGTTGAAGTCCCTAGCTCTCGTATTGTAATCATAGAAGGCATCTATGCATTAAGTGAAAAATCACGACCTTTGCTTGATCTTCGTGTTTCTGTCACTGGTGGAGTTCATTTTGATCTTGTCAAGCGTGTTTTGCGGGACATTCATCGTGCCGGTCAAGAGCCTGAAGAAATAATCCATCAAATCTCTGAAACG GTGTATCCTATGTATAAAGCTTTTATTGAGCCAGATCTCAAAACAGCTcatctaaaaattattaacaagttTAATCCATTCTCTGGATTCCAGAATCCCACTTACATATTGAAG TCAGCAAGAGCTGTGACAGTTGATCAAATCAAGGCAATTATTGCTGCAGAGCATACTGAAACCAAAGAGGAAACGTATGACATATTTCTTCTACCCCCTGGGGAAGACCCTGAAGCTTGTCAATCATATCTGAGAATGAGAAACCGTGATGGAAAGTACAATCTCATGTTTGAG GAATGGGTGACAGATAGTCCATTCATAATATCACCTAGAATTACTTTTGAGGTCAGCGTGCGCCTTCTTGGAGGGCTGATGGCCTTGGGATACACAATTGCAGCTATCCTGAAAAGAAGCAGCCATGTCTTTCATGATGATAAAGTGACCATAAAAACTGATTGGCTAGAACAACTTAATCGCACCTATGTTCAG GTTCAAGGGAAAGACAGAAACTATTGTAAATTTGTAGCAGAGAAACTGGGGTTGGATGGTTCCTATGTTCCTCGCACTTACATTGAACAAATCCAGCTTGAAAAGCTTGTAAATGATGTGATG GCATTGCCAGATGATCTTAAGACAAAACTCAGCATAGATGATGACTTGGTTTCAAGCCCCAAAGAAGCCCTTTCCAGAGCTTCTGCAGATAGGAGAATGAAGTATCTTAATCG TGGTATTTCACAATCATATTCAACTCAAAGGGACAAGATTCTACCTAAGCTGACTAAACTTGCTATAAATAACAGAAGATTCGATGCAAGAGCGCTAGAATCACCTGCACCAATTGCTAACCAA GGAGTCATCACACAGCTTTCTGATCAAATTTCCACATTAAATGAAAGAATGGACGAATTCACCTCCCGTATTGAAGAGCTGAATTCAAAGTTCGCTATCAGTAAAGATTCAGCAGCCAGTCAACAAAACTTGGCTTTACAGGCTGAGGCCTGCAATGGCTCTGGCCCCACTTCCTTCTTTGTAACTGGACTAAGCAATGGCTCATTGACTGGATCATTGCTACCTaattcttcatcatcttctcaATTGGCTAATAAAGAGTCTCCCCTGATGGAAGAG gtACTAGTTATTGCACGAGGACAACGTCAAATCATGCATCAACTAGACACTCTGAGCAATTTTTTGCATGAATACTTTGGAGAAAGGTCACGCCTGGGAAGACCAGACCATACAGGAAGAATGCGTGAAGCTGAATCCGTTGCCATCCCCCTGGTTCTGACTCTGGCCTTTGGTGCTGTTGGTGTGCTTTTGTTCAGAGGTTTTACATCCCAAAAATAA
- the LOC114394071 gene encoding agmatine deiminase — protein MVMHLNGTPCALGFHMPAEWETHAQCWMGWPERADNWRDGAVHAQRVFARVASAISRFESVTVCVSSAQWENARSQLPEHIRVVEMNMNDSWFRDIGPTFVVRRSTTPESGDAVSRIAGIDWNFNSWGGLEDGCYCDWSLDLLVAKKILGIEKIPRFSHSMVLEGGSIHVDGEGTCLTTEECLLNKNRNPHLSKNQIEDELKTYLGIRKVIWLPRGLYGDDDTNGHIDNMCCFVRPGVVMLSWIDDETDPQYERSVEAYSLLSNETDANGRKFEIIKLHVPSPLYMTEDEAAGVSLDNEAKPRLPGTRLAASYVNFYIANKAIIAPQFGDKKWDDEAVRVLSKAFPHHEVVGIEGAREIVLAGGNIHCITQQQPAI, from the exons ATGGTGATGCATCTAAACGGGACACCGTGCGCTCTCGGATTCCACATGCCTGCGGAGTGGGAAACCCACGCGCAGTGCTGGATGGGTTGGCCT GAACGTGCCGATAACTGGCGTGACGGCGCCGTTCACGCCCAACGCGTGTTTGCGAGGGTAGCGTCAGCAATCTCAAGATTCGAGTCTGTAACAGTTTGTGTTAGTTCTGCAcag TGGGAGAACGCGCGGAGTCAGCTACCGGAGCATATCAGGGTCGTTGAGATGAACATGAACGATTCTTGGTTCCGTGATATTGGACCTACT TTTGTTGTGAGAAGAAGCACCACGCCGGAATCTGGTGATGCAGTGAGCAGGATTGCAGGGATTGACTGGAATTTTAATAGTTGGGGAG GCTTAGAAGATGGATGTTACTGTGATTGGAGTCTTGATTTGCTTGTGGCTAAGAAG ATTTTGGGaattgagaagattcctagatTTTCACATTCGATGGTGCTTGAAGGTGGAAGCATCCATGTGGATGGAGAAG GAACTTGTCTTACCACAGAAGAGTGCCTCTTGAACAAGAACAGGAACCCTCACTTGagtaagaaccaaatagaggaTGAACTTAAGACATATCTTGGAATCCGGAAGGTTATATGGTTGCCTCGTGGATTATATG GAGATGATGACACAAATGGTCATATTGATAACATGTGCTGTTTTGTGAGGCCTGGTGTGGTTATGCTGTCTTGGATTGATGATGAAACTGATCCTCAGTATGAAAGATCTGTAGAAGCAtattctttgctttcaaatgAAACAGATGCTAATGGTAGAAAGTTTGAAATCATTAAACTCCATGTTCCCAGTCCACTCTATATGACAGAGGACGAGGCTGCTGGGGTTTCTCTG GATAATGAGGCTAAGCCAAGACTTCCAGGTACTAGGCTTGCTGCTTCCTATGTAAACTTTTACATTGCAAATAAAGCTATCATTGCACCACAATTTGGAGATAAAAAGTGGGATGATGAAGCTGTCCGAGTCCTATCTAAGGCCTTCCCTCATCATGAA GTTGTGGGAATTGAAGGTGCCAGGGAGATTGTTTTGGCCGGTGGAAATATACATTGCATTACTCAGCAACAACCAGCCATTTGA
- the LOC114392285 gene encoding H/ACA ribonucleoprotein complex subunit 2-like protein gives MGSDSEAEKSVQKEKEKKKMLALAPIAKPLAGKKLCKRTLKLVRRAAEHKCLKRGVKEVVKSIRRGHKGLCVIAGNISPIDVITHVPILCEESDIPYIYVPSKEDLAGAGATKRPTCCVLVQTKPAKGEIEQGEQEKLKSDYDQVVAEVTELTTSLF, from the exons ATGGGGAGCGACAGCGAGGCAGAGAAGTCGGTGCagaaagagaaggagaagaagaagatgttgGCCCTGGCTCCCATTGCTAAACCTCTTGCTGGGAAGAAGCTTTGCAAGCGAACCCTAAAACTTGTTCGTAGAG CTGCCGAACACAAATGCTTGAAAAGAGGAGTGAAGGAGGTCGTTAAAAGTATAAGGAGAGGTCATAAAGG ATTGTGTGTGATTGCTGGGAACATATCACCGATTGATGTCATCACTCATGTTCCTATTCTTTGTGAAGAGTCTGACATTCCTTATATTTATGTCCCATCTAAAGAA GATCTTGCAGGCGCAGGAGCAACAAAGAGGCCTACTTGCTGTGTTCTGGTACAGACAAAGCCTGCAAAGGGTGAAATAGAGCAAGGGGAACAAGAGAAACTAAAGTCAGATTATGATCAAGTTGTAGCGGAAGTTACTGAGCTTACAACTTCACTCTTTTGA